One Chrysiogenia bacterium genomic region harbors:
- the nrdR gene encoding transcriptional repressor NrdR — MKCPSCGHPDSRVIDSRGAHEGEAIRRRRECEECGRRFTTYERIEERPPVVVKKNGNRVPYDRSKVMESITIACRKRGIPVETLEAVVDRLEREFSERAGGEITTDEIGAGIMTQLRGLDQVAYVRFASVYREFRDIDQFLEEVKSMRKEGE; from the coding sequence ATGAAGTGTCCCTCCTGCGGACATCCTGATTCACGCGTGATCGACTCGCGCGGCGCCCATGAGGGCGAGGCGATTCGCCGTCGGCGCGAGTGCGAGGAGTGCGGCCGCCGCTTTACCACCTACGAACGCATCGAAGAGCGCCCGCCGGTTGTCGTGAAGAAGAACGGTAACCGGGTTCCGTATGACCGGAGCAAGGTGATGGAGAGCATCACCATCGCCTGCCGCAAGCGCGGCATCCCGGTGGAAACCCTCGAAGCAGTCGTCGATCGCCTGGAGAGGGAGTTCTCCGAGCGCGCCGGCGGGGAGATCACCACCGACGAGATCGGCGCGGGAATCATGACCCAGCTCCGGGGACTCGACCAGGTGGCCTACGTCCGCTTCGCCAGCGTCTACCGCGAGTTCCGCGACATCGACCAGTTCCTCGAAGAAGTCAAAAGCATGCGCAAAGAAGGGGAGTGA
- the ribD gene encoding bifunctional diaminohydroxyphosphoribosylaminopyrimidine deaminase/5-amino-6-(5-phosphoribosylamino)uracil reductase RibD, with translation MPRKPAPRSQQQTDERYMRRALELAARGRGAVSPNPMVGAVIVKNGRVLAEGWHHEYGGLHAETDALGKLRGSAKGATLYVSLEPCNATGKQPPCTDAILEHGIARVVVGVGDGNSKGKGGIARLKRRGVSVATGVLAEEAVALNEKFFTHVARKRPHTTLKLAATLDGRTATRRGESKWITSPESRKLVHEMRGECDAILCGIGTVLADDPRLTVRPAPAHGRQPIPVILDSKLRIPLDAKVLKTKTARKIVICSTRAPAKREELLVAQGVRVIRVVHQGGKLDLGAAWKALYKEEIGSVFVEGGPKVAASVLATGLVDVLHVFLAPKIIGDEKATPLLSGLKVPHLKNAIALGELSAQQIGPDVLLTARPRR, from the coding sequence ATGCCCCGCAAGCCCGCGCCAAGGAGCCAGCAGCAAACCGACGAGCGCTATATGCGCCGCGCACTGGAACTTGCCGCGCGCGGGCGCGGCGCAGTCTCGCCCAACCCGATGGTGGGCGCCGTCATCGTGAAGAACGGCAGGGTGCTGGCCGAGGGCTGGCACCATGAATACGGCGGGCTTCACGCCGAGACCGACGCGCTCGGAAAACTGCGCGGCAGCGCAAAGGGTGCGACCCTCTACGTCTCGCTCGAGCCCTGCAATGCCACGGGGAAACAGCCGCCCTGCACGGACGCGATTCTCGAACACGGCATCGCGCGCGTCGTGGTCGGTGTGGGTGACGGCAACTCCAAGGGCAAGGGTGGCATCGCGCGCCTCAAGCGCCGCGGGGTGAGCGTCGCAACCGGGGTCCTCGCCGAAGAGGCTGTCGCCCTCAATGAAAAATTCTTTACTCATGTCGCACGAAAGCGCCCGCACACGACGCTCAAGCTCGCCGCCACGCTCGATGGCCGGACGGCCACGCGCAGGGGTGAGTCCAAATGGATCACCTCGCCCGAGTCGCGAAAGCTCGTCCACGAAATGCGCGGCGAGTGCGACGCAATCCTCTGCGGAATCGGCACCGTGCTGGCGGACGATCCGCGGCTCACGGTTCGGCCCGCGCCGGCACATGGGCGCCAGCCCATCCCCGTCATTCTCGATTCGAAGCTTCGCATCCCGCTCGATGCGAAGGTGCTCAAGACGAAGACCGCGCGCAAGATCGTGATCTGTTCCACGCGGGCCCCGGCTAAGCGTGAGGAACTGCTCGTCGCCCAGGGCGTGCGCGTCATTCGCGTGGTTCATCAGGGCGGCAAACTCGACCTGGGCGCCGCGTGGAAGGCGCTCTATAAGGAAGAGATCGGCTCGGTCTTCGTCGAGGGCGGGCCGAAGGTCGCCGCCTCGGTGCTCGCGACCGGGCTGGTCGACGTGCTGCACGTGTTCCTGGCGCCAAAGATCATCGGGGACGAGAAGGCCACGCCGCTGCTTTCGGGGCTCAAGGTCCCACACCTCAAGAACGCCATCGCGCTGGGCGAGCTCAGCGCGCAGCAGATCGGGCCGGACGTGCTGCTTACCGCGCGGCCGCGCCGCTAG